Below is a genomic region from Henckelia pumila isolate YLH828 chromosome 3, ASM3356847v2, whole genome shotgun sequence.
TTTTCaatgatatatatgtgtgtgtcttttcattgatgatatgcAAATTTcatattgaatatttttttggaGGTATTATATAcaactttatttttatttattatagtatagcaaatatgtatttattcttacaattttaataaataaaataattttaaaatcataATATGGATGTAGTTGAATTTAATAACAATATTGGACTTAAAAGTAagtgaaagaaaaaatgacttttgattttgatcatatAGCAATTAAATCATTTTCGATAGTTTATTTActaatttgatattttattaatGATTCGTGCAATTCAATATAAATGTTTTTTATTCGAGCTTTTTCATCAATCAATCCCCAAAAAATATACCAAGTCACCCACCATTGGAAAGTCTAATTTTTTAGAATCACTCGCCTCATTACacgtatatattaatataatacgTAACTAATATGTGTTTAtggcatatttttattttagatgTGCGGTTTTATACTTTTCAAAACTAaagaatctttttttttttaaaattgtcttACGATCTTTTGTTATAAAAGGCCCTTTTAAAAAGGGTCTATTTTGCTTATATTCATAATAAATAGTGATATCCCGAGGAGGAAATCACCTCAGCTCAAAGATGACCCTAAGATAAAGATCAATCCTTAGATAGACAGGATGGTCCAGGAGGTCGGCTCGGGAGATCCGTCAAGCTCCTCCACCACCATCAcccagctcgggagctcgggagctcagtcAAGCTCGTCCACACCATCATCCGGTTcggctcgggagctcagctcggaAACTcggggagctcagctcgggagctcaggaCCTCCTTCAAACTCCTCCACCATCATCTCCATCTTAGGTTGGGAGctctggaattcatctcagCCCCGATGGCAGTAAGGAGTTAGCTCGGTAGAGGGGTTGGACAACCTTGATGAGCTagctaagatgttaggatcagtgCTCGGGTTGAGTTCAGGGGTTCAGCAATAGATCATTCATCCCTTTTCCATATGACCTCAGGTAGTATAGCGTCCTCATGATAATAGTTCAGCTCAGATTAAATGTTTCTTATTTCCTTTGTCAGACAAGATTCGGGCGAGATCTCAGCCTAAATATTCGGGATTGTGATCCCGGGATTCGCGGATTCTTGATAAGGAAGGTAGGCGTTAAATCCGGAgctctctcctataaataccaggttcattttcattatttggattCTAATTCTTCACTCGTGGgcacacaccactctctatattttcgttatcctagcatctgacttgagcgtcggaggggatacgccGGAACACCTTCCGGCCCCCCTTTAACATTCTTGTTAGTGGTTTCAGGTCAGCATCAGTTCATCTCTTATTTGGAGGAGTTTCTTCAGCTCGTCCAAggagatcactttattgaggtatatcaattggcgccgtctgtgggaaaatCGAGCTAAGACGTTGATATGgcaggaagaggaagaggaaggGGAAGAGGAAATGTGGCAGATATGACTGTAGATCAGCTCAGCCAGTTCATCACTCAAACGGTGCAAGCGGCCATGGGTCACAATCCACCACCTCCTCCCGTGGGTCAGCCAAACCCAATGGATGCGGTGTGGGAAGAGATTAGGAGACTAGGTCGGCAAGTGGGAGGTCGGCCTGGGCCTATACAAAGGGAAAGTCCTTTTGCTCGGGCTATTTTAGATGAGGAACTCCCTGCAAATTTTAAGCAGCCTACTTTAGGGGAGTATGACGGGAGTTCAGATCCAGAGGAACACTTGGGGAGATTTGAAAATGCAGCCTTGTTGCATAGATATTCAGATGCAATTAAATGTCGGGTCTTCCTCACTACTTTGGTAAGGTCAGCCCAGCAATGGTTCAACCTTTTACAGCCTGGTAGTATTCAGAGTTTCAATGACTTCAGCTCAGCTTTTCTACACCAGTATGCGAGTAGCAAGAAATATTTGAAGACTTCTCTCAGTTTGTTCAATATGAAGCAATCTAAGGTGGAATCGTTGCGGGAGTATGTTCAGCGCTTCAATACAGCAGCTCTGGAAGTACCTGCTGCCACTGCTGACACCTTGGTCAACTCTTTCACTCAAGGGTTGAGAGGAGGGGAGTTTTTCAGATCCTTAGTCAAGAAGCCTCCTTTGACTTATGATGAGCTCCTTAGTAGAGCTGAGAAGTACGTGAATTTGGAAGATGCACAGAGGCAGAGGAGACAGGAAGGAATGTCTGGGAGTAAACCTAGTGCCAAGGTGGGAGCAAAGGCCGAGGGAAAGACAGAAGGAGGAAGGAAGAGGGTGGCAGAAGAGATGAATAGGACCAAAGGACCCTACCCCTATGTACCCCTATCGGTGAGCCTGGAGAAggcaatgcaagtatgtgaggaTAGGCGAGCACTTGTGAGGCCCCGCAATGCTGAGAAAGGCCCGCGGTTACCGCCATCTGACAAGTTTTGCGATTTTCATCAGGAGTATGGGCATATCACCAATGATTGTCAGAGGTTAGGTGAGGAGGTTCAAAGGATCATGTATGATGACCCTCGAATCATAGCTGAGCTGACTCGAAGAGCAAATCCTCCTCGCCAAGGCCGAGCTCCCCAATGGAGGAATCAAAGGAATTAAGATAGAGAGAATCAAGGTGATCATCAGGGAAGAGCTCCTCCAAACGGTCGAGGAGATAGGGTGCAGCAGATTGCAAATCATCCCGATCGGGGTGTTATCCATATGATCTCCGGTGGTACTACGGATGGAGATTCGGGAAGGGCTCGCAAAGCTCACGGGCGTAGGttggaaaattttgaggtaaGTTCTCAGCTCAGCTGTCCCACTGACCCGAACATCAGTTTCGGAAGGGAAGATTTAAAGGATGTGGTGTTACCTCATAATGATCCCCTATTGGTCACCTTGACCATAGCCAATTATGACGTGGCTCGTATCTTTGTGGATACTGGGAGTTCAGTAAACATTATCTTTAAAGAAACTCTGGATCAAATGAAATTGGAAGGATTTGAATTGGATCCAATCACCACAGAGTTGTATGGGTTCACGGGCCATGCTCTGCAACCATTGGGACAGATAGTGCTCCCCTTGTCCCTTGGGAGTGGAGAGCAGAGAGTAACCAAAATGGCTTGCTTCACCGTGGTGGAGGCACCATCCTCTTTCAATGGAATATTGGGGCGCCCTGCCCTGAGTGATTTCCGAGCCGTGGCATCCACCTATCATCAGAAGTTGAAGTTCCCAAGTGGAAGAGAAGTGGGGGTTGTTCGGGGTGATCAAAAAGCAGCTCGGTTATGCTATGTGAATGAGGTAAGGATTGattcaaagaagaagaaaagggaGGTAGGAATGGTTTCAATAGGTCGAACATCGAAGGCGCACAGACAGAAGGTGCTTCTGATGTCTGAAGAAGGTCATGAGAAGGTGGAATTAATCCCGGGAGCTCAGATTGTCAAATTAGCTGCTGATCTGAGCCCATCAGTGAAGCAAAATTTGGTTGGTTGCTTAAGGAAGAACAAAGATGTTTTTGCTTGGTCTGTATCGGAGCTCACAGGTGTCAGTGCAGAAATTATGGTTCATCCATTAAATATTCTTGCGGGAGTAAGACCGATAAAACAGAAGAAGAGACATTTTGGTCCAGACAAGGATAAGGTCATTAAAAAAGAGGTAGAGGAACTTCTTAAGGCAGGACACATTAGGGAAGTGCAATTCCCTACCTGGTTATCCAATGTGGTCCTTGTCCCTAAGAGTTCAGGCAAGTGGAGGATGTGTGTTGATTTTAGGGACCTAAATAAGGCCTGCCCCAAGGATTGCTATCCCCTACCTCGAATTGATCAATTGGTTGATTCAACGGCAGGTCATCAGTACTTATGCTTCATGGATGCATATCAGGGGTATCATCAAATTCCTCTGGAGGAGGAAGATCAGGACAAAGTAAGTTTCACCACCTCTCATGGAACTTTTTGTTACagagtgatgccttttggtttgaagaaTGCAGGGGCCACTTATCAAAGACTCATGGACAGAGTGTTTGCCTCCCAAATTGGCAGAAATGTGGAagtttatgtagatgatattcTGGTAAAGTCTCAGGATGATGTGGGGTTGCTGGCCGACCTAGAGGAGACTTTCTCGACTTTGAGGGCTTATCAGGTGAAGCTTAATCCGGAGAAGTGTGTATTCGGAGTCAGGGGAGGTAAGTTTTTGGGGTATATGGTTACTGAGAGGGGCATAGAGGCCAATCCTGAGAAGGTGCAGGCTATCCAATCCATGTCTGCTCCCCGTAACTTGCAAGAAGTTCAAAGGTTGGCAGGAAGGATTGCAGCCTTGTCTCGATTTATATCAAGATCAGCCCATAGAAGCTTACCTTTCTTCAAGGTGCTTCGCA
It encodes:
- the LOC140888726 gene encoding uncharacterized protein, whose product is MAGRGRGRGRGNVADMTVDQLSQFITQTVQAAMGHNPPPPPVGQPNPMDAVWEEIRRLGRQVGGRPGPIQRESPFARAILDEELPANFKQPTLGEYDGSSDPEEHLGRFENAALLHRYSDAIKCRVFLTTLVRSAQQWFNLLQPGSIQSFNDFSSAFLHQYASSKKYLKTSLSLFNMKQSKVESLREYVQRFNTAALEVPAATADTLVNSFTQGLRGGEFFRSLVKKPPLTYDELLSRAEKYVNLEDAQRQRRQEGMSGSKPSAKVGAKAEGKTEGGRKRVAEEMNRTKGPYPYVPLSVSLEKAMQVCEDRRALVRPRNAEKGPRLPPSDKFCDFHQEYGHITNDCQRLGEEVQRIMYDDPRIIAELTRRANPPRQGRAPQWRNQRN